One genomic region from Betaproteobacteria bacterium encodes:
- the cheY gene encoding chemotaxis response regulator CheY — translation MTDKNMKFLVVDDFSTMRRIVRNLLKELGFGNVDEAEDGAIALQKLKAGEFDFVISDWNMPNMDGLTLLQSIRADESLKKLPVLMVTAEAKKENIVAAAQAGANGYVVKPFTAATLDEKLNKIFQNMETQAAA, via the coding sequence ATGACTGACAAGAATATGAAATTCCTGGTCGTGGACGATTTTTCCACGATGCGGAGGATTGTCCGGAACCTGCTCAAGGAACTTGGTTTCGGCAACGTCGACGAGGCTGAAGACGGCGCCATTGCGTTGCAGAAGCTGAAGGCCGGCGAATTCGATTTCGTGATCTCCGACTGGAACATGCCGAATATGGATGGACTGACGCTGTTGCAGTCGATTCGTGCCGATGAGAGTCTGAAAAAACTTCCGGTACTGATGGTGACCGCTGAAGCGAAGAAGGAAAACATCGTTGCGGCCGCGCAGGCCGGCGCCAACGGCTACGTGGTCAAGCCGTTCACGGCTGCGACGCTGGACGAGAAGCTCAACAAGATTTTCCAGAATATGGAAACGCAGGCCGCCGCCTGA
- the cheZ gene encoding protein phosphatase CheZ: MVDTVEQYFQSAQTPLEEAYPGERLLSKVGQMTRSLHDSLRELGYDKVLEKAAAQIPDARDRMSYIASMTEKAAERALTATEIARPIQDGLSNDAASLDERWQELFDGKLSLEQFRQLVADTRRFLTQVPSRAEATNAQLMEIMMAQDFQDLTGQVIKRVTAVTHDLESQLVQLLVDNVPSGHRADANSPGLLNGPVIKADGRSDVVTDQKQVDDLLESLGF; encoded by the coding sequence ATGGTTGACACCGTCGAGCAGTACTTCCAGTCCGCGCAGACTCCGTTGGAAGAAGCCTATCCCGGCGAGCGTCTGCTGTCCAAGGTCGGCCAGATGACCCGGTCGCTGCACGACAGTCTGCGCGAATTGGGCTACGACAAGGTCCTCGAGAAAGCAGCCGCGCAGATCCCCGATGCGCGCGATCGCATGTCGTACATCGCCAGCATGACCGAGAAAGCCGCCGAGCGCGCGCTGACCGCCACCGAAATCGCACGACCGATCCAGGACGGACTTTCCAACGATGCGGCCAGTCTGGATGAACGTTGGCAGGAGTTGTTCGACGGGAAACTTTCGCTGGAACAGTTCAGGCAACTGGTTGCCGATACCCGCCGATTCCTGACGCAAGTGCCGTCCCGGGCCGAGGCGACCAATGCCCAGCTGATGGAGATCATGATGGCCCAGGATTTCCAGGACCTTACCGGTCAGGTGATCAAGCGGGTGACAGCCGTGACTCATGATCTCGAAAGCCAGCTCGTGCAGTTGCTGGTGGACAACGTTCCCTCCGGGCATCGCGCCGACGCGAATTCCCCCGGCCTCCTCAATGGCCCGGTCATCAAGGCCGATGGCCGTTCGGATGTCGTCACCGATCAGAAACAGGTCGACGATTTGCTGGAAAGCCTCGGATTCTAG